A region of Plantactinospora sp. BC1 DNA encodes the following proteins:
- a CDS encoding SUKH-4 family immunity protein: MNPELRELIAELRADLEADRPATLAWAQINQGAPADEIPADLPRSVRDLLETADGMLAGAFDLPSVAHLDDIQYYIAQMPEFTGVADEPAEWLVFGTLSDEPLLIRRDSGAVWYLPAETTDEWFMRELFLDVAPDLDSFLGYYVFGPGYAEIGAEDRWWAFLGEQGLTTPGDEDEDRQPDG, translated from the coding sequence GTGAATCCCGAGCTGCGGGAGCTGATCGCGGAGCTGCGCGCCGACCTGGAGGCGGACCGGCCCGCGACGCTGGCCTGGGCCCAGATCAACCAGGGCGCCCCGGCCGACGAGATCCCCGCCGATCTGCCGCGGTCGGTCCGGGACCTGCTGGAGACGGCCGACGGAATGCTGGCCGGCGCGTTCGACCTGCCCTCGGTCGCGCACCTGGACGACATCCAGTACTACATCGCACAGATGCCCGAGTTCACCGGTGTCGCCGACGAGCCCGCCGAGTGGCTGGTCTTCGGCACACTCAGTGACGAGCCGCTGCTCATCAGGCGCGATTCCGGCGCGGTCTGGTACCTCCCGGCGGAGACCACCGACGAGTGGTTCATGCGCGAACTGTTCCTCGACGTCGCGCCGGACCTCGACTCGTTCCTCGGCTACTACGTCTTCGGCCCCGGGTACGCCGAGATCGGCGCCGAAGACAGGTGGTGGGCCTTCCTCGGCGAGCAGGGCCTGACCACTCCCGGTGACGAGGACGAGGACCGGCAGCCGGACGGATGA
- a CDS encoding low temperature requirement protein A: MSQARSGWILRGQETPRRISYLELLFDLGLIVALTRLSDRLTGALGWDHVLETLVLLAAIWWVWTVTAYTTDWYDPGLPLVQLIVIGVLFGGLLMSLAVSSAFEGRNGVAFAGAYVGLHLCRGLILITALRGHALRMRAMRVLVWFCVTGVLWLVGAFLPSTWRLVFWAVAITTDFAVGFFGYPLPRFGRSGVEELRVGGEHLSERYRQMFIVTLGEIILVGVRQYGDPPFVSLKTAGVVLLFVMTVTMWRIYIVYVAEHFATGIDRATNPGRIALVAAYAHLVMVAGVVLVAAGGDIVAKDPTGSADPTQLSVVVAGPVVFLAGRTVYALVVFRAMLWRLPIGVVALVLAAVLTRDLPPLAMNAVIAAGMMVIAFVPHFGRPVYRTHWNICTRW; the protein is encoded by the coding sequence GTGTCGCAGGCTCGGTCGGGGTGGATCCTGCGCGGTCAGGAGACTCCCCGCCGGATCTCCTACCTGGAACTCCTCTTCGACCTGGGCCTCATCGTCGCACTCACCCGGCTCTCCGACCGCCTGACCGGCGCCCTCGGCTGGGACCACGTGCTGGAGACCCTGGTCCTGCTCGCCGCGATCTGGTGGGTCTGGACGGTCACCGCGTACACCACCGACTGGTACGACCCCGGCCTGCCGCTGGTGCAGTTGATCGTCATCGGTGTCCTCTTCGGCGGGCTACTGATGTCCCTCGCCGTCAGCAGCGCCTTCGAGGGACGCAACGGCGTCGCCTTCGCCGGGGCGTACGTGGGCCTGCACCTCTGCCGTGGGCTCATCCTGATCACCGCGCTGCGCGGCCACGCGCTGCGGATGCGGGCCATGCGGGTACTCGTCTGGTTCTGCGTGACCGGCGTGCTGTGGCTGGTCGGGGCGTTCCTGCCCAGTACCTGGCGGTTGGTCTTCTGGGCGGTCGCGATCACGACGGACTTCGCGGTCGGCTTCTTCGGCTATCCGCTGCCCCGGTTCGGCCGGTCGGGTGTCGAGGAACTCCGGGTCGGCGGCGAGCACCTGTCGGAACGGTACCGGCAGATGTTCATCGTCACCCTGGGCGAGATCATCCTGGTCGGGGTGCGGCAGTACGGCGACCCGCCCTTCGTTTCACTGAAGACGGCGGGCGTGGTCCTGCTCTTCGTGATGACCGTGACGATGTGGCGGATCTACATCGTCTACGTCGCCGAACACTTCGCCACCGGAATCGACCGGGCCACCAACCCCGGCCGGATCGCGCTGGTCGCCGCCTATGCGCACCTGGTCATGGTGGCCGGCGTCGTGCTGGTCGCCGCCGGTGGTGACATCGTCGCCAAGGACCCCACCGGGAGCGCCGATCCCACCCAACTCTCCGTCGTGGTCGCCGGGCCGGTGGTCTTCCTCGCCGGCCGCACCGTCTACGCGCTGGTGGTCTTCCGGGCGATGCTCTGGCGGCTGCCGATCGGCGTCGTCGCCCTGGTGCTGGCGGCGGTGTTGACCCGAGACTTGCCACCACTCGCGATGAACGCCGTCATCGCCGCCGGAATGATGGTGATCGCCTTCGTTCCGCACTTCGGCCGGCCGGTGTACCGCACCCACTGGAACATCTGTACCCGTTGGTGA
- a CDS encoding SMP-30/gluconolactonase/LRE family protein → MPRRSARAGLAGALALLTALTITTTFTGDPAGAGARTGTAGPCTPGASYPSPLPAASMAATRIGGAFSFLEGPVWVAGAGQLLFSDMRGGTGPENVQPSTIRRFTPPNTFDVFLENSGSNGLAVTGDGTGILAATHDQRSVSSYQLSDRSRSTLASGFQGRRFNSPNDLTIRSDGTVYVTDPNFQRGNRPDELSGMTGVFRVSNGEVFLVDGTLAQPNGVVLSPDETTLYVGANAGNTIVRYDLLPDGSTGRRSTFASIAGPDGATVDCAGNLYWASHTDGRIHVFAPTGEKLGTISAGRNTTNAAFGGADGRTLFITSGTWGNFGLYQVQLNVPGSPY, encoded by the coding sequence ATGCCCCGACGATCTGCCCGGGCCGGCCTGGCCGGCGCCCTGGCGCTGCTGACCGCCCTGACCATCACCACCACGTTCACCGGCGACCCGGCGGGGGCCGGAGCCCGCACCGGCACCGCCGGCCCCTGCACCCCGGGCGCCTCCTACCCGTCGCCGCTGCCCGCCGCCAGCATGGCCGCCACCAGGATCGGCGGCGCTTTCAGTTTCCTGGAGGGACCGGTCTGGGTCGCCGGGGCGGGCCAACTGCTCTTCTCCGACATGCGCGGCGGTACGGGTCCGGAGAACGTACAGCCGTCGACGATCCGCCGGTTCACTCCGCCGAACACGTTCGACGTCTTCCTGGAGAACTCCGGCAGCAACGGGCTGGCCGTGACCGGAGACGGCACCGGGATCCTCGCCGCCACCCACGACCAGCGCAGCGTGTCGTCCTACCAGCTCTCCGACCGAAGCCGGAGCACCCTGGCGAGCGGCTTCCAGGGGCGACGGTTCAACTCTCCGAACGACCTCACCATCCGCTCCGACGGCACCGTCTACGTCACCGACCCGAACTTCCAACGCGGCAACCGGCCGGACGAGCTGAGCGGGATGACCGGGGTCTTCCGGGTGAGCAACGGCGAGGTGTTCCTCGTCGACGGCACCCTGGCCCAACCCAACGGCGTCGTGCTCTCGCCGGACGAGACGACGCTCTACGTCGGCGCCAACGCCGGAAACACCATCGTCCGGTACGACCTGCTGCCGGACGGCAGCACCGGTCGGCGCAGCACGTTCGCGAGCATCGCCGGGCCGGACGGCGCGACGGTGGACTGCGCCGGCAACCTCTACTGGGCCTCTCACACCGACGGGCGGATCCACGTCTTCGCGCCCACCGGCGAGAAGCTGGGCACGATCTCCGCAGGCCGGAACACCACCAACGCCGCCTTCGGCGGCGCCGATGGCCGAACGCTGTTCATCACCTCCGGTACGTGGGGCAACTTCGGCCTCTACCAGGTCCAACTCAACGTGCCAGGATCGCCGTACTGA
- a CDS encoding SGNH/GDSL hydrolase family protein → MTRPRLRLLRTATRLAALAVATAGVLLTVATPASAAVPTGRYVALGDSYTAGPLIPTQVDLNCLRSNRNYPSLVAASAGSSSFADVSCSGATTEDILQAGSGQLGITVPPQLSAVTANTALVTVQIGGNDIGFSGIISACAEASLSSPLGSPCKNRYTSGGTDQLQARIAATAPKVTAVLQAVRQAAPSARVVVLGYPAIVPDSGNGCWPVVPIAYQDVPYLRGIAKSLNAMLANTATANGATYADVYTPSIGRDACKSSGTRWVEGLVPQNSAAPFHPNARGEQGMATALLATLNG, encoded by the coding sequence ATGACCCGTCCCCGCCTGCGGCTCCTGCGCACAGCCACCCGGCTGGCCGCACTCGCCGTAGCCACCGCCGGCGTACTGCTCACCGTCGCCACACCCGCCAGCGCCGCCGTACCCACCGGCCGCTACGTCGCGCTGGGTGACTCGTACACCGCCGGTCCGCTGATCCCGACCCAGGTCGACCTGAACTGCCTCCGGTCCAACCGCAACTATCCGTCGCTGGTGGCCGCCTCCGCCGGATCGTCGTCGTTCGCCGACGTGAGCTGCTCCGGCGCCACCACGGAGGACATCCTGCAGGCTGGCAGCGGCCAGTTGGGCATCACGGTGCCACCGCAGCTCAGCGCGGTCACCGCGAACACGGCGCTGGTGACGGTACAGATCGGCGGCAACGACATCGGCTTCTCCGGCATCATCAGCGCCTGCGCGGAGGCGAGCCTCAGCAGTCCGCTCGGGTCGCCGTGCAAGAACCGGTACACCAGCGGAGGCACCGACCAGTTGCAGGCCCGGATCGCCGCTACCGCGCCGAAGGTGACCGCCGTGCTCCAGGCTGTCCGCCAGGCCGCGCCGAGCGCGCGGGTGGTGGTGCTCGGGTACCCGGCGATCGTGCCGGACAGCGGAAACGGCTGCTGGCCGGTGGTCCCGATCGCCTACCAGGACGTGCCGTACCTGCGCGGCATCGCCAAGTCGCTCAACGCGATGCTGGCCAACACCGCGACCGCGAACGGCGCCACCTACGCCGACGTCTACACCCCGTCGATCGGCCGTGACGCCTGCAAGAGCAGCGGGACCCGATGGGTCGAGGGTCTCGTGCCGCAGAACTCGGCCGCCCCCTTCCACCCGAACGCCCGTGGTGAGCAGGGCATGGCCACCGCCCTGCTCGCGACGCTGAACGGCTGA